Proteins encoded by one window of Vidua chalybeata isolate OUT-0048 chromosome 8, bVidCha1 merged haplotype, whole genome shotgun sequence:
- the RASGEF1A gene encoding ras-GEF domain-containing family member 1A isoform X2: MRETMPQTPIFSSMLGSSCSGQVQPDMGERCVDPVYQDGNLVSGSLEALIERLVPTMDYYPDRTYIFTFLLSSRVFIHPHELLAKVGQICIKQKQQLEVGTEAEKAKLKSFAAKIIQLLKEWTETFPYDFQDEKSMKELKEIAHRITQCDEENGTVKKIISQMTQNLLMALSARSQYQEIREKFRQPVTDKGTILKTKPQSTQKDILSVCCDPLILAQQLTYIELERVSNIYPEDLMQIVSHMDSLDNHKCRSDVTKTYNLEAYDNWFNCLSMLVATEICRIVKKKQRTRMVEFFIDVARECFNIGNFNSMMAIISGMNLSPVARLKKTWSKVKTAKFDVLEHHMDPSSNFCNYRTALQGAAQRSQTANSNREKIVIPVFNLFIKDIYFLHKIHTNRLPNGQINFKKFWEISRQIHDFLTWKQVECPFEKDKKIQTYLLTAPIYSEEALFIASFESEGPENHMEKDSWKTLRTTLLNRA; the protein is encoded by the exons gaaACTATGCCCCAGACGCCAATATTTTCCAGCATGCTTGGTTCCAGTTGTAGTGGGCAAGTGCAGCCAGACATGGGAGAGAGATGTGTGGACCCTGTTTATCAGGATGGGAACCTTGTTTCTGGATCACTGGAGGCCTTGATAGAGCGCCTGGTGCCCACCATGGACTATTACCCAGAT AGAACTTACATCTTCACTTTCCTGCTGAGCTCACGAGTCTTCATTCACCCACACGAGCTCCTGGCTAAAGTGGGGCAGATCTGCAttaaacagaagcagcagctggaagtggGGACTGAGGCAGAAAAG GCAAAACTAAAATCCTTCGCTGCCAAAATCATTCAGCTCCTGAAGGAATGGACTGAAACTTTCCCCTATGATTTCCAAGATGAAAAATCCATGAAAGAGCTGAAGGAGATTGCTCACAGGATCACACAATGTGATGAG GAAAATGGAACAGTGAAAAAGATCATTAGCCAGATGACACAGAATCTCCTGATGGCCCTCTCTGCACGGAGCCAATACCAGGAAATCAGAGAGAAATTTCGTCAGCCTGTCACTGACAAGGGCACCATCCTCAAAACCAAGCCTCAGTCAACTCAAAAGGACATCCTGAGTGTGTGCTGTGACCCTCTgatcctggcacagcagctgacCTACATCGAACTG GAAAGGGTGAGCAACATTTATCCAGAGGATCTGATGCAGATTGTCAGCCACATGGACTCCCTGGATAATCACAAG TGCCGAAGTGACGTGACCAAAACCTATAATTTGGAGGCCTATGACAATTGGTTCAATTGTCTCAGCATGCTGGTGGCTACAGAGATTTGTCGG ATTGTAAAGAAAAAGCAGCGTACAAGAATGGTGGAATTTTTCATTGATGTGGCAAGAGAATGCTTCAACATCGGAAACTTCAACTCAATGATGGCTATTATCT CTGGCATGAACTTGAGCCCTGTGGCACGGTTAAAGAAAACCTGGTCCAAGGTCAAAACAGCCAAATTTGATGTTTTAGAG CACCACATGGACCCATCCAGCAACTTCTGCAATTACCGCACCGCCCTGCAAGGAGCGGCGCAGCGCTCGCAGACCGCCAACAGCAACCGCGAGAAGATCGTCATCCCGGTGTTCAACCTCTTCATCAAAGACATCTACTTCCTGCACAAGATCCACACCAACCGCCTGCCCAACGGGCAGATCAACTTCAAG AAGTTCTGGGAAATTTCAAGACAGATTCATGATTTCCTGACATGGAAGCAGGTTGAGTGTCCTTttgaaaaagacaagaaaatccAGACTTATCTACTCACAGCACCTATTTATAGTGAAGAAG ctCTGTTCATTGCATCCTTTGAAAGTGAAGGTCCAGAAAACCACATGGAAAAAGACAGCTGGAAAACACTCAG gACAACTCTGCTTAATAGAGCCTGA
- the RASGEF1A gene encoding ras-GEF domain-containing family member 1A isoform X3 encodes MPQTPIFSSMLGSSCSGQVQPDMGERCVDPVYQDGNLVSGSLEALIERLVPTMDYYPDRTYIFTFLLSSRVFIHPHELLAKVGQICIKQKQQLEVGTEAEKAKLKSFAAKIIQLLKEWTETFPYDFQDEKSMKELKEIAHRITQCDEENGTVKKIISQMTQNLLMALSARSQYQEIREKFRQPVTDKGTILKTKPQSTQKDILSVCCDPLILAQQLTYIELERVSNIYPEDLMQIVSHMDSLDNHKCRSDVTKTYNLEAYDNWFNCLSMLVATEICRIVKKKQRTRMVEFFIDVARECFNIGNFNSMMAIISGMNLSPVARLKKTWSKVKTAKFDVLEHHMDPSSNFCNYRTALQGAAQRSQTANSNREKIVIPVFNLFIKDIYFLHKIHTNRLPNGQINFKKFWEISRQIHDFLTWKQVECPFEKDKKIQTYLLTAPIYSEEALFIASFESEGPENHMEKDSWKTLRTTLLNRA; translated from the exons ATGCCCCAGACGCCAATATTTTCCAGCATGCTTGGTTCCAGTTGTAGTGGGCAAGTGCAGCCAGACATGGGAGAGAGATGTGTGGACCCTGTTTATCAGGATGGGAACCTTGTTTCTGGATCACTGGAGGCCTTGATAGAGCGCCTGGTGCCCACCATGGACTATTACCCAGAT AGAACTTACATCTTCACTTTCCTGCTGAGCTCACGAGTCTTCATTCACCCACACGAGCTCCTGGCTAAAGTGGGGCAGATCTGCAttaaacagaagcagcagctggaagtggGGACTGAGGCAGAAAAG GCAAAACTAAAATCCTTCGCTGCCAAAATCATTCAGCTCCTGAAGGAATGGACTGAAACTTTCCCCTATGATTTCCAAGATGAAAAATCCATGAAAGAGCTGAAGGAGATTGCTCACAGGATCACACAATGTGATGAG GAAAATGGAACAGTGAAAAAGATCATTAGCCAGATGACACAGAATCTCCTGATGGCCCTCTCTGCACGGAGCCAATACCAGGAAATCAGAGAGAAATTTCGTCAGCCTGTCACTGACAAGGGCACCATCCTCAAAACCAAGCCTCAGTCAACTCAAAAGGACATCCTGAGTGTGTGCTGTGACCCTCTgatcctggcacagcagctgacCTACATCGAACTG GAAAGGGTGAGCAACATTTATCCAGAGGATCTGATGCAGATTGTCAGCCACATGGACTCCCTGGATAATCACAAG TGCCGAAGTGACGTGACCAAAACCTATAATTTGGAGGCCTATGACAATTGGTTCAATTGTCTCAGCATGCTGGTGGCTACAGAGATTTGTCGG ATTGTAAAGAAAAAGCAGCGTACAAGAATGGTGGAATTTTTCATTGATGTGGCAAGAGAATGCTTCAACATCGGAAACTTCAACTCAATGATGGCTATTATCT CTGGCATGAACTTGAGCCCTGTGGCACGGTTAAAGAAAACCTGGTCCAAGGTCAAAACAGCCAAATTTGATGTTTTAGAG CACCACATGGACCCATCCAGCAACTTCTGCAATTACCGCACCGCCCTGCAAGGAGCGGCGCAGCGCTCGCAGACCGCCAACAGCAACCGCGAGAAGATCGTCATCCCGGTGTTCAACCTCTTCATCAAAGACATCTACTTCCTGCACAAGATCCACACCAACCGCCTGCCCAACGGGCAGATCAACTTCAAG AAGTTCTGGGAAATTTCAAGACAGATTCATGATTTCCTGACATGGAAGCAGGTTGAGTGTCCTTttgaaaaagacaagaaaatccAGACTTATCTACTCACAGCACCTATTTATAGTGAAGAAG ctCTGTTCATTGCATCCTTTGAAAGTGAAGGTCCAGAAAACCACATGGAAAAAGACAGCTGGAAAACACTCAG gACAACTCTGCTTAATAGAGCCTGA
- the RASGEF1A gene encoding ras-GEF domain-containing family member 1A isoform X1: protein MRQPAPETMPQTPIFSSMLGSSCSGQVQPDMGERCVDPVYQDGNLVSGSLEALIERLVPTMDYYPDRTYIFTFLLSSRVFIHPHELLAKVGQICIKQKQQLEVGTEAEKAKLKSFAAKIIQLLKEWTETFPYDFQDEKSMKELKEIAHRITQCDEENGTVKKIISQMTQNLLMALSARSQYQEIREKFRQPVTDKGTILKTKPQSTQKDILSVCCDPLILAQQLTYIELERVSNIYPEDLMQIVSHMDSLDNHKCRSDVTKTYNLEAYDNWFNCLSMLVATEICRIVKKKQRTRMVEFFIDVARECFNIGNFNSMMAIISGMNLSPVARLKKTWSKVKTAKFDVLEHHMDPSSNFCNYRTALQGAAQRSQTANSNREKIVIPVFNLFIKDIYFLHKIHTNRLPNGQINFKKFWEISRQIHDFLTWKQVECPFEKDKKIQTYLLTAPIYSEEALFIASFESEGPENHMEKDSWKTLRTTLLNRA from the exons gaaACTATGCCCCAGACGCCAATATTTTCCAGCATGCTTGGTTCCAGTTGTAGTGGGCAAGTGCAGCCAGACATGGGAGAGAGATGTGTGGACCCTGTTTATCAGGATGGGAACCTTGTTTCTGGATCACTGGAGGCCTTGATAGAGCGCCTGGTGCCCACCATGGACTATTACCCAGAT AGAACTTACATCTTCACTTTCCTGCTGAGCTCACGAGTCTTCATTCACCCACACGAGCTCCTGGCTAAAGTGGGGCAGATCTGCAttaaacagaagcagcagctggaagtggGGACTGAGGCAGAAAAG GCAAAACTAAAATCCTTCGCTGCCAAAATCATTCAGCTCCTGAAGGAATGGACTGAAACTTTCCCCTATGATTTCCAAGATGAAAAATCCATGAAAGAGCTGAAGGAGATTGCTCACAGGATCACACAATGTGATGAG GAAAATGGAACAGTGAAAAAGATCATTAGCCAGATGACACAGAATCTCCTGATGGCCCTCTCTGCACGGAGCCAATACCAGGAAATCAGAGAGAAATTTCGTCAGCCTGTCACTGACAAGGGCACCATCCTCAAAACCAAGCCTCAGTCAACTCAAAAGGACATCCTGAGTGTGTGCTGTGACCCTCTgatcctggcacagcagctgacCTACATCGAACTG GAAAGGGTGAGCAACATTTATCCAGAGGATCTGATGCAGATTGTCAGCCACATGGACTCCCTGGATAATCACAAG TGCCGAAGTGACGTGACCAAAACCTATAATTTGGAGGCCTATGACAATTGGTTCAATTGTCTCAGCATGCTGGTGGCTACAGAGATTTGTCGG ATTGTAAAGAAAAAGCAGCGTACAAGAATGGTGGAATTTTTCATTGATGTGGCAAGAGAATGCTTCAACATCGGAAACTTCAACTCAATGATGGCTATTATCT CTGGCATGAACTTGAGCCCTGTGGCACGGTTAAAGAAAACCTGGTCCAAGGTCAAAACAGCCAAATTTGATGTTTTAGAG CACCACATGGACCCATCCAGCAACTTCTGCAATTACCGCACCGCCCTGCAAGGAGCGGCGCAGCGCTCGCAGACCGCCAACAGCAACCGCGAGAAGATCGTCATCCCGGTGTTCAACCTCTTCATCAAAGACATCTACTTCCTGCACAAGATCCACACCAACCGCCTGCCCAACGGGCAGATCAACTTCAAG AAGTTCTGGGAAATTTCAAGACAGATTCATGATTTCCTGACATGGAAGCAGGTTGAGTGTCCTTttgaaaaagacaagaaaatccAGACTTATCTACTCACAGCACCTATTTATAGTGAAGAAG ctCTGTTCATTGCATCCTTTGAAAGTGAAGGTCCAGAAAACCACATGGAAAAAGACAGCTGGAAAACACTCAG gACAACTCTGCTTAATAGAGCCTGA